From the Macaca nemestrina isolate mMacNem1 chromosome 7, mMacNem.hap1, whole genome shotgun sequence genome, the window taattgacaaataataactgtatacatttatggggtacagtgtgatgttttgttacatgtatatattatggaATGAtcaaattggctgggcatggtggctcatgcctgtaatcccagcactgtgggcggctgaggcaggtggatcacctgaggtcagaagtttaaaaaCAGCCtggctaggccgggcgcggtggctcaagcctgtaatcccagcactttgggaggccgagacgggcggatcacgaggtcaggagattgagaccatcctggtgaacatggtgaaaccccgtctctactaaaaaatacaaaaaactagccgggcgaggtggcagggcctgtagtcccagctactcgggaggctgaggcaggagaatggcgcaaacccgggaggcggagcttgcagtgagctgagatccggccactgcactccagcctgggtgacagagccagactcagtctcaaaaaataaaaaaaaataaaaaaaaataaaaacagcctggccaacatagtgaaaccctgtctctacaaaatatacaaaaaattagccaggggtgatggtgcatgcctgtagccccagctattacAGAGggtgaggcagtagaatcacttgaactcgggaggtggaggcggcagtgagccgagatcactccacttctctccagcctgggcaacagagtgagactccatctcaagaaaaaagaaaaaacaacaaaaaaagatcaaatcaggctaattagTATATCTATTACCTcaaatatcatttatttgtgatgagaacatttaaaaccctcttttagctattttgaaatatacatggTTATTAACTAGTCACTACGCTGTGCAATAAACCACCAGAACTTCCTCCTCCTAACTGGAATGTTGTACCTTTTGACCACAACCCACCCCtctctcctccagcctctgctaaccaccattctactgtcgACTTCTAtgaatttagctttttttttcttttgagacagggtctcactctgttgcccaagctggagtgcaggagcactatcatggttcactgtagccttgacctccctggcttaagcaatcctcccacctcagcctcccaagtagctggtactacaggcatgtaccatcacacccagctaattttgtttattttttatagagacaggtttgccatgttgcctagcctggtctcaaactcctgggcttaagcgatcctcccaccttggcttcccaaagtgctgggattacaggcacgagccactgcccCAAGACTTCTTTTCAATTCCAGGCGTAAGTGAGGTGATGTGGTATGtgtctctgtgcctggcttatttcacttagcatcatgttgtCTAGGTTTATccatgtcacaaatgacagaaccTTCTGCTTTCTaagggctgaatagtattccaacgtctatatatacttttttttttgagacacggtttcagctctgttacccaggctggagtgcagaggtatgatacagctcactgcagtctcaaacttctgggctcaagcgattgatcctcccgcctcagccttctgagtagctgaaactataggcatgcaccaccacgcccacctaattttttatttttttgtagagactgagtctccctatgttgctcaggccaggCACAAGgtctaaagcaatcctcccacctcagcctctcagagtgctgggattacaggcatgagccactgcacctggcctttagttattatttctttgaatactttTTCCATTCTACTCTCTTCCTCCTTAACCTTCTGAGACGCTAATCATGAATGTTAGCACTTTTGTGTAGTCCTACAGATCGGTGATGAtcagttttatgtgtcaacctgaCTGGGCCGTGGGGTCCAGATTCCAGGAATTTCTCTGCTGTGTGGAGCCTCAGGTCCTGAGGATCCCGGCCAGGATAGGCTGCCTTCTCTCCATCGCTCAGtcttttagtttgttttataTGTAACATCCAGGGTTGTTAACTGTACTTAGTGGGAGGAATACGGAAAACACCTACTTCATTTTTCCAGAAGCAGAAGTCAGAGTAGAGTCAGTACTTATCTCTTTTGATGTTCAAATTGTCTCATCTTTGGCCAGTGGAACAAGCGATTATTCTTTGATAGGTTCCTTACACTGAAAGGTACTCCAGGCGGGTCCTCCTTGTACCCTCCATGTGCCAACTTTGGCATCAGCCTTTTCTACAAGGGGCCCTGGCTGGTCTGGGCCGGTCCTGGGAGCCCATCTGCCTTAGTCTTCTCGAGCTGCTATAACAATGCCACAGACCGGTGGCTTACACCACAGAgatttctttctcacagttctcgaggctgggaagttcaagatcaaggtgccagcagactCAGTTCCTGCTGACAGCCCTCTTCCTGGCCTTgtagacagccaccttcttgtTGTATGCTCACATGGTCCTTAtctggtggtgtgtgcatgtggacaaaggcttcagcatatgaattctGGAGGAACAtgaacattcagtccataacattgGCAATGTTCCTCTTGCCAATGAGTGGTTCAGGCATGGTCGCTTCTCTCTTCCTAAAGAAGATGGCagtggctaggcgcagtggcttacacctataatcctagcactttgggagggcaaggcaagtggatcacctgaggtcgagaccagcccgaccaacatggagaaacctcgtctctactaaaaaaaaaaaaaacaaaattagctgggaatggtggcacatgcctgtaatcccagctactcgggaggctgaggcagaagaatcgcttgaacccaggaggcagaggttgtggtgagccgagatcgcaccactgtactccagcctgggcaagaagagtgaaactccgtctctaaataaataagatggCAGTGAaacctgggcaagaagagcaaaactccatctctaaataaataaataaaagatggcaGTGAAACAAGGGCAATCTCCTTTCTGTACAAGGGGCATTTGGCTTTGGGGTGGCCAACTTGCTGCTAGCCTGAGGACATAGCCAGAGGGCAAAGACAGCAGAGCCAAGAGCATCCCAGGTCTGGGAGACAGAACCCTGATTTTCCTCTCATTAGACAAGCAGATGCATTTTGGTCCTCAGTTGGCCTCACCTGTGACCACCTTCAATCAgcaactgagaaaagaaaatgagcgATGGACCAAGGAGGCCCGTATGTCACTTGTTTCTCTCACCAAAACCCTTGATCTGAACCCAAACAGAACCCCTGCACACATTCCTTTatacttctgtttatttttcctgcTCATGAAAACAGCCAACAATTGCCTTTCGAGGGAAGGGAAGGTAATGCTGGGAAACGTCCTCAGGAGCCCTGAGCCGAGTTCTCAAGAGAGAAGTGAGGCAGCTGGGGATCTGGGAGGCCAGAGTCCAGGCCAGGACCTCAGCATCCTAGAACTAGGGCTGCCTCCTGAAGAGCAGTTCAGAGGGAGTGATTCCATACAGGCAGGGCGGCTTCACACAggcctggaatgcccttctccTCAGCCCAGGGAGCTCATTAGGGTCTGGGCCTGCTTCAGTTCTGTAGAGGGAAGAGGTGAGCAGCCGGGAGGCTGTCAGGCAGGATCTGGGAGAGCCTCTCACCCGTCGAGGAAAGCTGAGCCTCACCCGTCAGGAGGACCTGGAACTTGTCTGCTGAGAGGGACATGGCAACAGGCTGGGCTGGGGTCCCTGGGGCAGCTGCCACCTCCAGCCGCAGGTGCACCATGGGCTCTTCCACGGACCGCAGCAAGCTGGAGCTCAGGGTGTAGTCCACCCGCCAGCCCACGCCTGCCAACCTATTCACTGTGAGATAGGGTGGGTGGCTCTCAGGACCAAAGGCAGGCAAGCCAAGTGGCTCTCAGCTGACACCCTGGCTAAGCTCTCAACCCTTCAAGGCTATGTGGCCTCTAAGAAGCTCCCATCCCGCTGACCCAGGCTCATAACAGGGCAGGTGCCCGATAATCAGTTCGGATCACCTACAGCAGACCTCAGTGGCAAGAGGTCTTGGCTGGACTCTGGGCTGGAGTCAGGAGACCCAGGGCCAGGTCCCAGCTCTATGGCTGCTAGTAACCATGTGACCATGGTTAAGTCATCTCCCTGGAACTAGCACTTTGCATGCTGCATGCACCTTCTAGAATGAGCCCAGACCCTGGCTGGCCTCATACTTACTGCGTAGGCTGCAGACCCGCAAGTGCTTCTGCAAGGGGCTTTGCTTCTCCTCATAACAGCGGCACAGGCTGGCTGCGTGCTCTAGGGGTAGAATGGAGTAGCTCTGGAGGTAGCAGGTGGGGGCTGGGCTTGGGTTCCTGGCCCAGACAGGGCAGGGTACACCATAGGGTCACAGGGCCTGGCCCCCTCTCTAGCAGCCCTTGGCCCACAGGCTGCCCAGCTGCCCACCCACAACCCGTACCTTTGGGCAGCCCCAGCTGCTGCAGTTCACTGGACAAAGATTCGCCATCGACACTGTGCTTGGCCGCACTGGAGAGGATGAAACTCAGCACTGCCACTGTGGCCTTCACATCGCCTGACTCTGAAGGACCCGTGGGTGGGACAGAGGGTGTCGCTGTGGGCCCAGCCACCTCCCTGTTGCCCTATTAACTTCAGCACAAAGCTCCCAGGCCTCCTGGAGCCACAGGCACTGCTCCTGCTCCACCAGGAGCTGGCAGAGAACAGGAAGGTGGGACTGTCAATGTCTTTCTTTCCCTCATGCTCCTCCACTAGGGAAGGTAAGTTAAGGATGcagcagggaggggtgggggggtCCCTCTATACCAGGCACCAGGCCGAGGTCCCAGGGTTGCCTGGGGCCTGTGGACTCAGCGGGGTACTCACCAAACTTGGTGTCAGCCGTGAGCTTCAGGATCTTCTCATACTATAGGAAAAGGAGACCTTCAGGGGGTGCCAGGCCCGTGCTCACCAGCCCCTCACCCCCAGCCTGGGTCCTGTGATAAGGAACAGATAGGCTGGAAAGAAGTATGGGAGGTGCCCAGAGAGGTTGACAGGCTGGGTCACCCGTCTCCCTGGGCCTAGTGCAGAGCTTCAGGGCACTGGGGGTCATAAGGTCATGGGACAATGGGGTGCTGGGTCTTGTACTCACATCAATTCCCTGCCCCAGCAGCTCCTTTAGTACCTGGCTGCAGAGAAGCCGCAACTTCACAGAGGACTGGAAGAGAATTCCTTAAATCAGCCAGGCTGGCGAACCTCACGCCTCCTTCCTGGGGACTGGCTCAGAGGAGGCCAGCCACTGATCATGGTCACAAAGCATGATAGCACAGGCTGAGAGCACTGAGGCCCTAACCCCAGAAACCTCACCATCCTCTACACCCACAATCCCCAGCCCAGCACCCCTCCTCCACCCAGAGTAGACCCTGTGCACTCAACCATCTTGGCCAGTGTGCTGATCTCAGCCAGGACCCAGTCGGGACAGTCCAGATCACCACAGAACCGGAACCTCtgcaagggagggaggcaggtacTCAGGCTGGAGGGAGGGCTGAGGTGTGGCCAGGATCCGTGTGTTTCCTACACTGCTGCCCGGCAGGGACCCCTGGTCCCCATCATAGGTGGATACCCTCTGGCCTCTTGTTCTCCCCTATCACCAGGCTGTTGAGTGAACTCTCTCCTGACCCACCCTGCCACCAAACCCTGCTCCGAGGTCTACTCCAGGCATCTGTCTGCTCAGCAAACATCAATCGAGCACCTTCTCTGTACTAGCTCCCACTCTTAAGTGCTAGGGGTACTGCAGGGGATAAAACAAATTCCTCTGCCTCACACAGATGAGTaacctctctcccctcttccccatACCCACACAACTCCAGCCACTCTGGCTTCCCTGCTGCTGCTCGGGGACACCAGCCTTGCTCCTGCCTCCATGCCTGCTGCACTCTGTGTGGCTTggtatccctttttttttttttttttttgagacagagtttcactcttgttgcccaggctggaatgcaatagtgcaatctccgcttcccaggttcaagtgattctcctgcctcagcctcccaagtagctgggattacaggcatgtgccaccacaccctgctaattttgtttttttgtttgtttgttttttttttttttgagacggagtcttgctctgccgcccaggctggagtgcggtggccggatctcagctcactgcaagctccgcctcccgggttcccgccattctcctgcctcagcctcccgagtagctgggactacaggcgccgccaccacgcccggctagttttttgtattttttagtagagacggggtttcaccgtgttagccaggatggt encodes:
- the LOC105490996 gene encoding COMM domain-containing protein 4 isoform X4, whose translation is MRFRFCGDLDCPDWVLAEISTLAKMSSVKLRLLCSQVLKELLGQGIDYEKILKLTADTKFESGDVKATVAVLSFILSSAAKHSVDGESLSSELQQLGLPKEHAASLCRCYEEKQSPLQKHLRVCSLRTDKFQVLLTGEAQLSSTGERLSQILPDSLPAAHLFPLQN
- the LOC105490996 gene encoding COMM domain-containing protein 4 isoform X6, which codes for MRFRFCGDLDCPDWVLAEISTLAKMSSVKLRLLCSQVLKELLGQGIDYEKILKLTADTKFESGDVKATVAVLSFILSSAAKHSVDGESLSSELQQLGLPKEHAASLCRCYEEKQSPLQKHLRVCSLRKLKQAQTLMSSLG
- the LOC105490996 gene encoding COMM domain-containing protein 4 isoform X2 is translated as MRFRFCGDLDCPDWVLAEISTLAKMSSVKLRLLCSQVLKELLGQGIDYEKILKLTADTKFESGDVKATVAVLSFILSSAAKHSVDGESLSSELQQLGLPKEHAASLCRCYEEKQSPLQKHLRVCSLRMNRLAGVGWRVDYTLSSSLLRSVEEPMVHLRLEVAAAPGTPAQPVAMSLSADKFQVLLTELKQAQTLMSSLG
- the LOC105490996 gene encoding COMM domain-containing protein 4 isoform X3; amino-acid sequence: MSSVKLRLLCSQVLKELLGQGIDYEKILKLTADTKFESGDVKATVAVLSFILSSAAKHSVDGESLSSELQQLGLPKEHAASLCRCYEEKQSPLQKHLRVCSLRMNRLAGVGWRVDYTLSSSLLRSVEEPMVHLRLEVAAAPGTPAQPVAMSLSADKFQVLLTGEAQLSSTGERLSQILPDSLPAAHLFPLQN
- the LOC105490996 gene encoding COMM domain-containing protein 4 isoform X5, translated to MRFRFCGDLDCPDWVLAEISTLAKMSSVKLRLLCSQVLKELLGQGIDYEKILKLTADTKFESGDVKATVAVLSFILSSAAKHSVDGESLSSELQQLGLPKEHAASLCRCYEEKQSPLQKHLRVCSLRNKFQVLLTGEAQLSSTGERLSQILPDSLPAAHLFPLQN
- the LOC105490996 gene encoding COMM domain-containing protein 4 isoform X1; translation: MRFRFCGDLDCPDWVLAEISTLAKMSSVKLRLLCSQVLKELLGQGIDYEKILKLTADTKFESGDVKATVAVLSFILSSAAKHSVDGESLSSELQQLGLPKEHAASLCRCYEEKQSPLQKHLRVCSLRMNRLAGVGWRVDYTLSSSLLRSVEEPMVHLRLEVAAAPGTPAQPVAMSLSADKFQVLLTGEAQLSSTGERLSQILPDSLPAAHLFPLQN